The Lycium ferocissimum isolate CSIRO_LF1 chromosome 8, AGI_CSIRO_Lferr_CH_V1, whole genome shotgun sequence DNA segment TATTTGGATTTTGAGTTGTCACAAAGGAACTATCAAGGATTTGGAAAAGGTCTTGTACGCTTTGGTTTGAGACATCGAAACCGTCATGGCATGTAACcgtccattttttttatttttaagtatTATCAATTGATTAGGATCTGTTTATATCatgaaaattcaaagaaaaaggtAACGCACCCTTCCAACCAGTTAATAATATTCTTACTATTTATTGACACTAAAACTAACGTATCGGGCCCGCTTAAATCATCGATAAATATAAAATCtcttaagtaataaaaaagGATGGGGAAAAAAAGAAGTTCAAAAACTAGCAAATCGTATGCTTGCGGTTGAGAGAAAAAAATCTTTACAGAAATACACAGAATAAatttaatattataataatttacattacgattttatttttgaaaattagtcCTAGTAACAAAATTCTCCCataatatatactattaacATCTTCCTGGGACATAAATACATACCAACCCGGGACCCTAACGAAACccgcaaaataaaaaaatttaaaaatcttagCTCAGCTTCTCTCTTCACTCAAAAGgtacatatacaaacataacaAACCGAATTTACTAGAAATTAAAATGGACAGTACACACTAAACAAGGGACAAACATATTCAACATCCTTTTTTTAGACATAGGTTAAAATAGCCAGCACTAAAGTATTTAGTCGTATCAACTTCTCGTTCATCTAAGTTTTGGTTTTGTACTTACTCGTCAATCGGAACACCTCCTGAGAACGCACCCCACCTGAAGCGCCGCTTGAGCTGAACCCGCCTTTATCGTAATATATAAGCCTTATGTATTCATATATCGTTCGGTATACGAGATAAGATGAGATATTCGagattaaatttaaataaattttatacctTATTTAGTTGTgaaagtataaatttatcccaaacTTAATCTTGGATAAGTCATCACTTGGTACTAAGGTGAAATAAATTAGTCTTGCAATTATAATCCGAAGACTATATAATCCCTATATAACTTAGTCCGCTATCAAACGACCACTGTAGGGTGCTAAAAAACAACCGTACAATACCTATATAAAATCAAGCTGCGTCTTGGATAAAATCTGCCGATATATATTCAAACTCATTGCATACATAAACATAACAAACCGAATTAGAAGCTATAATAATACACTACACACGAAACAGAGAGACTAACATATTCAACATCCTAATTTGTTTTTCTAGACATATAGGTTAAAATAGCATACATAAACATAACAAACCGAATTAGAAGCTATAATAATACACTACACGCGAAACAGAGAGACTAACATATTCAACATCCTGCTTTGTTTTTCTAGACATATAGGTTAAAACCAAAGACCTAGCACTAAATTAAAGTATATTTAGTACTAGTATCAACAGCTCGTTCATCAAGTTTTGGTTTTGTACTTAGACTCGTCAATTGGAACACCCTCCTCTTGGGCACGCTCTCCACCTGAAGCGCCGCTTGAGCTGAACCCGCCTTTGCGTCCCATCTCTTGATACCCTTCTTCTCCTATCTGCTCCTTCCTCGTCTGCCCGCCTCGCCTCCTCCCTAATGAGTCACAAGTAATTCAAGAGACTAATCGACTTTGTTAACATATAcgtccaagaaacaaataaaacttaaaacttataattttaaatatctCATAGCATAAGATAAGTATGAACGTTGACGTACATTGGTCCAACTCTAAACGTGTTTAACATTTATGTGTTCTATAAAGCCTTTTGAAAATCATGATAGGATTAATTTCACATATGGTGAATTAGTGACTTTTAAGTAATTCAAGAGAAAAGTGTCACAAGCACGAATTGACTTTGTTATGTCAATTCGTTAACATATACGTATAAGAAACGGAAAAAACTTATAACTTTAAACATGTCATAGCGGAAAATAAGTATGAACGTTGACGTACATTAGTCCAACTATAAACGTGCTTAACATTTATGTGTTTTATAAAGCTTTTTGAAACTCATGATTGGATTAATTTCACATATGGTGAATTGGTGACTTTATTTTACTATACGTAAAAAGTAAAGTACTAAATTAATTTTTGTAACGTAATAAAACACAACTTGTTCTCATAACATAAATCATTCAACTTCGTccaaatttcataaattattattacactattcttttttatacaaataattATTTAGCTCTGTCTAAGTATCACAAAAATTACCCCATAATTTTTTCTTAACCATAAAATCTTTCACTTCCATTTAAATAGCAAATAAATGAGCCTTCGGCCCCTTTCTTCGTCCATCGTAGGGGGTTGCCACCCCCAGCAGCCCCGACAATCTATCACGCccataaacataacaaaaaagTAATTAGTCTGTAGTAATTTACTGAAACACAGAACACAAGAGTATAAAGTTTGTAAAAATTTTATAACTCATATATGACTAATTTGGGGCTTACCCTCAGCAAGGTGTTCCTGAGCTTCAAGACTTTTGCCACCTGTCCCACCAGGAACTACCGTCTCTCCTTCCCTTGCCTTCCTGTCCAGCTCAGCTCTTTCCTGCTGCCTTGttgtcattttttctttttcccaacAAAAAAAGTAGTATATGTAGACTCAAATTTCATCAGTTAAAACCTGGTtgagaaatattttttgatgATCTTTGGCTGGTTGTTCGTTATTATAGAAGGGGCATTGGGAGAGTATTATATATCCATGTTGACACGTGGAGATTGACATGGCTATTTGGGGATAGCTCTCACACAACACCTCAGCAATGGAAATCACACGTGGCAGTAAGATGTAAAGTTGTCTACACTCTGTCACGGAGAAGCTAATTAGCTGAATCATAtaagtagaaaatattttcttatctgGATTTTGGAGATAGACCCCAGGGAGAATAGTttaagattttaattttatgaattcgatatctttttttaatttataggtCTTTTAATTTGTTAGTAAATTCATACCTAATACAGTTAATTTAAGTAATATATGCAGACTCAAATCTCAGCTAAAATCTGGCTAGTTGTTCATTATTGATATATAGAGGGAGCTTGAGAGAGTATTAtgtagggaaaagggtcaaaatatcatattcctttctttttttttttaatttgatatgggTTGGAAGCCATGACGTGAAAATATCCTCGCCTACTGAAtttattttgggtgaaaaatatATTCCTATATCTTTGGAAAAAGTTTTCCGAAAAATCATAtagtctttattttttaaaaatacccacccgaaatatcattttttttaaaatccccCAATCATTTAAAGCTTTAAATGAAACCATTTGACTAAATAATAATCCATAAGAttggggaataaggggatcttatgtttattatttagttgggtcaagtttaaatgatggaggagtttaaaaaaataatttccagTATTTTATGGGATAATTTCTTTcaggcaggggtatatttgaaaactttaaggatgagaagggtatttttgacccaaaataagttcggaggatatttttagccctttttccaaaatagatgggtatttttaacccttttccctattATGTATATCCATATTGACACGTGGAGAGTGACATGGCTATTTGGGAATAACTCCACAGAACAGCTCATCAATGGGAATGACACGTGGCAGCAAGGTGACAATTTGTTTACACGCTGTCACAGAGAAGCTTAGCTGAATCATACAAGTACAAAAAGGTTTTCCTTATCTGGATTTTAGAGATAGACTTCagcaaaaaggatttttaactttatgaattgaatgtttttaaatttactcgtcaattgattttttaaaaattcatcgTCTAATTAATTAACTTgatgtgataaaaaaaaattataattgttTAACagataaaatttaataattttgttGTGACGATTTGATTTTGTAATTTAATTAAGTAAATTAAATTTGGTGAACATACATGAAATCAATGCATTGTTAGTACTTAGAGATAGTTAATTTGGTAAGAGTGACTTATGTTAGCCTTGACCTAATTCTCTTGCATTAAAgcttctttccctccaaatagTGGAATCTTTtacttaaaagaaaaagaaaaccgaAATTGGAAAGGACAGAAAAAAATATACCACACACGCATTGCAACAGAACTACATTGAGTTTGAGTATTAGCAATAAATCAGTACAGCATGATATATCTTTAACTGGATAAGTTACATAATAGCCAGTCAAAACACATAAATCAcgttgagaaaaaaaagaaaatatattccaacatcaacatacctaATATAATTTCATAAGAGAAGTTTGATATTACATTAGACTTTCTGGGTGGCGATGTCCCAAAAAGTATCTTTTGAAAAATGGCTTatctattttttggaaaatatattaaaaCAATAATCGGTGGTCAATTGAATAGTAAGAATTTGAAACAAAAGTAGCAAATCAAGTGGTGCTTTTATGAAATCTTTGAGTACTAAATATTGATAATAACATTTAAATATCTGTAAAGAACTTTTATAAAATTAACAAAGGGTTAGTTGTGAAGAAAAATTACTTGTCCCatccaaaagtgaaaattattttcccttatttgatgtcatttttaaaagatatttttctaattattaAGTATCAGATATgacttatatttaaaaaataagtattagCTGTCATAGGAATAAGTAACTctagcaaaatatataatttgGGGTGGCAAGAATTATTTAGCAGAAAACGAAACATCATTGGAAGGAGAACTGCTACACCGACATAATTAATTTCTCCCCTCATATGGAACACGTACACTCTAAACTTTGCTTAAACTCTTTTacaaattataaaatacataattaGTTCTGATGCCACAAGTCACTGATCACATGGTTGGTTTAAATTTATTTCATCCCTTTGGGCCACACGATGCAGAAAGTAGCACGTTCTTCCCAATTAAACTAAAATTAAGATAAGAAAACTTCAATTTATAGTTTTATATACTATAAAATTTGGTCAACCATCTTAATAACAGTTGTAATGCTTTTagtccttaattaattaataaccATGTGCATCTTGGGGAATCGCTTCCAAATTATCGTGTCAATTGTCCCCTTCTTtttgtttctccttttttttttttttttttttttttttttttttagaaaaaaaataaacgTGTCTTAATTTTATTGCAATAGTGTCTATGATGGTTAAttcaaacaattaacaattcCTCAACTCATTAAGCACAATGGCATAGCGATAATATTTTCTTCTCCAATTAgatattattttactttattattaATCGTCAACATGCCTGCTTGCTGGCGAGTTAGTTTGGTGATGTCAGCTGAATTCGTTTCCTCATTGATTCATATAAGATGCTATTGTTGctactttatttttcttttaatgtaaGGACATTTTAGCCCTTTAAGGGCCCATATCTCATTGCCCTACAGTGGGCCCAATAATTAATTTTGACATGACATCACATGCCGAGCTTTAAAATGTTGTGTCTTCTGCTATTTGCTTGGTATATTTGGAAGAGTAAATTTACAATTATTAATGCAAACTAATCTATTCCCTTTTCAACTTTTTCATCTGTGTTTGGGACTGTGCACAATACGGGTTCTGATATTGATGTTACGTAATAGACCGGAATGGTATGTAATTCGGAGAGGGGGGGGTG contains these protein-coding regions:
- the LOC132068380 gene encoding em protein H5-like, which encodes MTTRQQERAELDRKAREGETVVPGGTGGKSLEAQEHLAEGRRRGGQTRKEQIGEEGYQEMGRKGGFSSSGASGGERAQEEGVPIDESKYKTKT